The Helianthus annuus cultivar XRQ/B chromosome 11, HanXRQr2.0-SUNRISE, whole genome shotgun sequence region gcggggaaatactgagtgaatcattcattttactaaaacgacacatttgttataattcacagtattaagagcgattacaatgtttctgattatcaaaccaactacccacggtactttgtcactcgacccactggcccacctgtccagtggtgtctgtgattatggtcatatcacccattggctgccccaatgttgaagattatcaagtaatgtatacaaaaccccacataccggctgtaatatggtgattacaaagacttaatccctgtaattataactttgaaaataatttggagttttgtaaaacagttgataaaaagagaatgactcacattgcagatttaacgagcaatatataagcctactgattagctggattaaacctaatttaacacaatgcacacacaaacgggttagtaactaatatagcagttacgtcaattcacgagatcaaaccctcacatcgattaacaagtgcgatacttaataattcaatcggattcacaacgaatagcagagcatagtccgaattcgaacagcactcaaatattcaagtcgaaatcacgacgaataatcaaagtacaagctcaatttaagcagcactcagacaatcattggatagttataatcgatcggacgttgaatcgtaatagcgatcgagttattaccctgattgcggcagcacctcgtgatcgtgtgtgtttaattgtgatataacagctttaactcgacgtacagacagaaTTCCTACGTCGTTTTCATTTCATtgttcaagtcccaatgtctgctatttatactaatttttgggactcgcttacggaccgtatgcctgatcccttacggtccgtaagctaagcagtctaattataggctgcctaggctcgggactaggcttgctgaatcaACTAATTTAACAAATCAGATTGTCCCAACATTTTATTTAGATAAACGTCCAAccagggtttgcccccctcgagttttaggggccctgatcctgattccgattgttctgaaaattttagggctaatgcagaattacttgggtgtctcaattagggttttcttattgactattTATCGTCCTagttattgattttagtgacagttgttacacaaGTCTTGACTAATCTCAATCTCACCTCATCTTGAGTAAGGGAGAGAGATACATCTACAACAGATCCGAAAGTTGTGGGTTTAGAGGCTTTAACCATGCCTTTAATCTCTGGTGCTAGTCCACCAATGAATCGAGCAATGCACTTTAATTCAGGAGTGATCAAATATGGAACCAATCTGGAAAAAGAATTGTATCGGACACATACTTCTGACAGTCCATGTTCTTCATGGTGAGAGTCAAGAAATTAGACTCCACCTTCTCAACCTCATGAGGTGGACAATAAGTCTCTTTGATTAGGTCCACAAACTTGGACCACTTCATGTTATACAAGGACACTTTCCCTGTTGACTGAATCATGGccttccaccatgttagggcatcGCCCTTGAAATATTGAGTCACAAATTTGACAATGTCTTTATCAGCACAGCCGCTGATAtccagagagaccctcggctccaaaacaCCCAGGAAAGAAATGAATAGAGcatgaggtgtgtgtgtgtgtgtgtatgaagcTACCAATGTAGTATGAGTTGCGAAAATAGTGCATGGTAGAACAGAACAAATATGAATACACAAAACAGCCTATACACATAGTTACATATCTACGACTATACACTACACCTAGAAACACAACTGTACAAAACATCCTATACACATAGTTACTTGTGTACGCCCATACACCTAAAAACACAATTGTACCCTATCCTAGAAATCTTTAACCTTAATCCTATGTCTCCACGAGCTCCTATCATGGACCATGCTCTCAGAGaggtgcaatttttgcaaatcctGCCTAACCCGCTCATCCCAAGTAATTTTGGGTCTGCCTCTACTCCTCCTCCCCTCCACCTCGAGGGTTTCAACCACTCTAACTGGTTCTATCGTCTGCCtcctcttcacatgcccaaaccatctcaatcttccCTCCTTTATCTTATCTGATATACTAGCTACTTCTAACATTTCCCTAAAAACATCATTTCTTATCCGGTCTAGCCTTGTGTGGCCACACATCCATCTTAGCATTCTCATCTCTACTACCTCCATCTTGCGTGCCTGTACTTCCTTAATGGCCCAACATTCAGTTCCATATAACATAGCAGGTCTAATTGCAACCCTATAAAATTTCCCTTTCAATTTTGTTGGGAACCTCCTATCGCACAATACCCCAGTGGCAGCTCTCTACCTACACCATCCGACCTGGATGCGGTGGGCAACGTCACTATCTATCTCCCCATCCCTCTGGACAAACGATCCTAGATACTATGAAAAAGTAATGCAATATTGCTCACTGTTGTATCTATTATTAAAGAATATAAttccaattttttttcttttaatatgTTTTATTAGATGACAATGAATTTGACAGATATTAGCTTTAACCCCTTTGGTTTTCTTATCTCCGTTAAACATTACTTTTATACCAATTATGATGAGATAAAATtaggatgtgataaataacagtTTGTAATCTAGTTTATAATCTGATGATATTTGTTAGGTTTTTAGCACTAATTATGTTAAGTCATGTGTTTTATATATTTAGTTGTCTAGACTTATAATAAGTTGGTAAAACTTTGTTTTgtcatttttatataaataaaggtttttttttcttttattgtaatataataTCAATAAACTATACAAATAGCCTAAAATacataattatcttattaatctTGTTTTATTTATAGTGAGTAATTGTTATTACAAATTATATTGTTATTGGTTTATAATTTGAATAACATACATTAATCCACGTGTATTTCTTTAATATAGTTAATCATGTCGAATCTTGCAAAGCTTCAGTTTTTGGCTTTAGTCATCACTGGAAAAAAATATTTATCATGGGCTTTGGATGCTGAAATCCATCTAAATTCCAATAACCTTGGGGAAACAATTAAagaaagaaataaaacaagtacccAAGATAAAGCAAAGGCAATGATTTTCTTACGCCACCATATTCATGAGTCATTGAAAAATGAATATCTCACTATCAAAGATCCACTCGTCCTATGGACCAATTTAAAAGAAAGGTATGACCATCAGAAAACAGTAATACTACCAAGAGCTCATTATGAATGGATTAATTTAAGGTTGCAAGACTTTAAGTCTATAAGTGAGTATAACTCAGCAATGTTTAGAATCACGTCACAATTGATCCTATGTGGTGAAAATATTACTGATAAGGAGATGTTGGAAAAAACATTCTCCACCTTTCATGCCTCAAACATTGTCTTACAACAACAATATCGTGAAAGGGGCTTCACCAAATACAGTGacttaatatcatgtttgctTGTGGCTGAACAAAATAATGAGCTACTAATGAAAAACCATGAAACTCATCCGGTTGGTACAACCCCATTCCCAGAAGTGAATGTGGCAACATATAATGACCAAAGTGGAAGTCACGAACGTGGTCATGGCTATCAACGTGGGCGTGGTCATGGTCGTAgtcgtggtcgtggtcgtggtcgtggtAGTGGTCATGGACGTGGTCGTGGACATACATATGGGCGAGGGAATTGTCATGGTGTTCAATTCAAAAACAAAAGAACCCACCagaatgtcacacccctattttcca contains the following coding sequences:
- the LOC110880871 gene encoding uncharacterized protein LOC110880871, which translates into the protein MSNLAKLQFLALVITGKKYLSWALDAEIHLNSNNLGETIKERNKTSTQDKAKAMIFLRHHIHESLKNEYLTIKDPLVLWTNLKERYDHQKTVILPRAHYEWINLRLQDFKSISEYNSAMFRITSQLILCGENITDKEMLEKTFSTFHASNIVLQQQYRERGFTKYSDLISCLLVAEQNNELLMKNHETHPVGTTPFPEVNVATYNDQSGSHERGHGYQRGRGHGRSRGRGRGRGSGHGRGRGHTYGRGNCHGVQFKNKRTHQNSPGLHRVKGQ